The Streptomyces pactum genome contains a region encoding:
- a CDS encoding ADP-ribosylglycohydrolase family protein, whose product MTSVPAPDRALGAVIGSAVGDALGAPFEFGPQGAFSARFPEPGRGGEMCGGGGWDPGEATDDTQMAVLVAESLLECGGLDLPDVFRRFERWAAAGPKDIGLQTEAVLSSGDGWDTAAALHFQVNGRGAGNGALMRAAPSAVHFAPLGRDATMDAARRIAALTHGDRAAWEGTAVFHELVRVALAGDDPLTALPGTLRAVHPGHRARYATVLARDWHPDLATEFNGAVWPCLGSAVWALRTTATYEEAVRAAIDLGGDTDTVAAVTGGLAGAAYGIAAVPARWTEALHVPLPGFGGRVLHSAELADIARRLHG is encoded by the coding sequence GTGACGAGTGTCCCGGCCCCCGACCGCGCTCTGGGCGCCGTCATCGGGTCGGCCGTCGGTGACGCCCTGGGCGCGCCCTTCGAGTTCGGTCCGCAGGGCGCCTTCTCCGCGCGCTTCCCCGAGCCGGGGCGGGGCGGCGAGATGTGCGGAGGCGGCGGCTGGGACCCGGGCGAGGCCACGGACGACACGCAGATGGCGGTTCTGGTCGCCGAGTCCCTGCTGGAGTGCGGCGGGCTCGACCTGCCGGACGTCTTCCGGCGCTTCGAGCGCTGGGCCGCCGCCGGCCCGAAGGACATCGGCCTCCAGACGGAGGCGGTACTGAGCTCCGGCGACGGCTGGGACACCGCCGCCGCCCTGCACTTCCAGGTCAACGGGCGGGGTGCGGGCAACGGCGCGCTGATGCGGGCCGCACCGTCCGCCGTGCACTTCGCACCCCTGGGCCGGGACGCCACCATGGACGCCGCACGCCGCATCGCCGCGCTCACCCACGGGGACCGGGCCGCGTGGGAGGGCACGGCGGTCTTCCACGAGCTGGTGCGGGTCGCCCTGGCCGGGGACGACCCGCTCACCGCCCTGCCCGGCACCCTGCGCGCGGTCCACCCCGGCCACCGCGCGCGCTACGCCACCGTCCTCGCCCGGGACTGGCACCCCGACCTGGCAACCGAGTTCAACGGCGCCGTCTGGCCCTGCCTCGGCTCCGCGGTCTGGGCCCTGCGGACGACCGCCACCTACGAGGAAGCCGTACGCGCCGCGATCGACCTGGGCGGCGACACCGACACGGTGGCCGCCGTCACGGGCGGGCTGGCCGGTGCGGCGTACGGCATCGCGGCCGTGCCCGCCCGCTGGACCGAGGCGCTGCACGTACCGCTGCCGGGATTCGGGGGGCG
- the galE gene encoding UDP-glucose 4-epimerase GalE: MTWLITGGAGYIGAHVVRAMTEAGEKAVVYDDLSTGIAERVPDGVPLVVGSVLDSERVARALTDHSVTGVVHLAAKKQVGESVDLPLHYYRQNVEGLRVLLEAVTEAGVPSFVFSSSAAVYGMPDVDLVTEETPCLPMSPYGETKLAGEWLVRATGRASGLSTASLRYFNVAGAASPELADTGVHNLVPMVFEKLTEGAAPRVFGDDYTTPDGTCVRDYIHVADLAEAHVAAARALTASPGRSLTLNIGRGEGVSVREMIDRINSLTGYDRPATVTPRRPGDPARVVASADRAAVELDWKAKYDVEDMITSAWEGWVRLHPGAARD; encoded by the coding sequence ATGACCTGGCTGATCACCGGCGGAGCCGGATACATCGGGGCGCACGTCGTACGGGCGATGACCGAGGCGGGCGAGAAGGCGGTCGTGTACGACGACCTGTCCACCGGAATCGCCGAGCGCGTGCCCGACGGCGTGCCCCTGGTGGTGGGCTCGGTCCTGGACAGCGAACGGGTCGCGCGCGCCCTCACCGACCACTCGGTCACCGGTGTCGTGCACCTCGCGGCGAAGAAGCAGGTCGGCGAGTCGGTGGACCTGCCGCTGCACTACTACCGGCAGAACGTCGAGGGCCTGCGCGTCCTGCTGGAGGCGGTCACGGAGGCCGGCGTCCCGTCCTTCGTCTTCTCCTCCTCCGCGGCCGTGTACGGCATGCCCGACGTCGACCTGGTGACGGAGGAGACGCCGTGCCTGCCCATGTCGCCGTACGGCGAGACCAAGCTGGCCGGTGAGTGGCTGGTCCGGGCGACCGGCCGGGCGTCGGGCCTGTCCACCGCGTCGCTGCGCTACTTCAACGTCGCGGGCGCGGCGAGCCCGGAACTCGCCGACACCGGCGTCCACAACCTCGTCCCGATGGTCTTCGAGAAGCTGACGGAGGGCGCCGCCCCGCGCGTGTTCGGCGACGACTACACGACGCCGGACGGCACCTGCGTCCGCGACTACATCCACGTGGCCGACCTGGCCGAGGCCCACGTCGCCGCGGCCCGCGCCCTGACTGCCTCACCCGGACGCTCCCTCACCCTCAACATCGGCCGGGGCGAGGGTGTCTCCGTCCGCGAGATGATCGACCGCATCAACTCCCTCACCGGCTACGACCGCCCCGCGACGGTCACCCCCCGCCGCCCCGGCGACCCGGCCCGCGTGGTGGCCTCGGCCGACCGCGCCGCCGTGGAACTGGACTGGAAGGCCAAGTACGACGTCGAGGACATGATCACATCGGCGTGGGAGGGCTGGGTGCGGCTGCATCCGGGGGCGGCACGGGACTAG
- a CDS encoding MarR family winged helix-turn-helix transcriptional regulator: MTTPATDWLRLDQQICFSLNAASRAFNGVYRVVLKDLGLTYPQYLVMLVLWEHGELPVKKLGEHLRLDSGTLSPLLKRLETAGLVHRERSARDERSVRVRLTGEGAALRERAVEVPRRIAAATGLDLAEVQDLRARLDRLTAAIDAYGTESASTPS; this comes from the coding sequence ATGACCACGCCCGCCACGGACTGGCTCCGCCTGGACCAGCAGATCTGCTTCTCCCTGAACGCGGCCTCGCGCGCCTTCAACGGCGTCTACCGCGTGGTCCTCAAGGACCTCGGCCTCACTTACCCGCAGTACCTGGTGATGCTGGTGCTGTGGGAGCACGGCGAACTGCCGGTCAAGAAGCTCGGCGAGCACCTGCGGCTCGACTCCGGCACGCTGTCGCCCCTGCTCAAGCGGCTGGAGACGGCCGGTCTGGTCCACCGGGAGCGCAGCGCGCGCGACGAGCGTTCGGTCCGGGTGCGGCTGACCGGGGAGGGCGCGGCACTGCGCGAGCGAGCCGTCGAGGTGCCGCGCCGGATCGCCGCGGCGACCGGACTGGACCTGGCGGAGGTCCAGGACCTGCGGGCCCGTCTCGACCGGCTCACGGCGGCCATCGACGCGTACGGCACCGAGTCGGCCTCCACCCCGTCCTGA
- a CDS encoding organic hydroperoxide resistance protein, which produces MDALYTAAATATHGRDGRTVSSDGTLDLALGIPVEMGGNGQGTNPEQLFAAGYAACFGSALGLVGRQAKVDVSDAAVTAEVGIGKQGEGFALAVTLRVELPEGVDEETGRQLVEQAHQVCPYSNATRGNIPVDLVIE; this is translated from the coding sequence ATGGACGCGCTCTACACCGCCGCCGCCACCGCCACCCACGGCCGCGACGGCCGCACCGTCAGCTCCGACGGCACGCTCGACCTCGCGCTCGGCATCCCCGTCGAGATGGGCGGCAACGGGCAGGGCACCAACCCCGAGCAGCTCTTCGCCGCCGGGTACGCAGCCTGCTTCGGCAGCGCCCTCGGCCTCGTCGGCCGGCAGGCCAAGGTCGACGTCAGCGACGCCGCGGTGACCGCCGAGGTCGGCATCGGCAAGCAGGGCGAGGGCTTCGCGCTCGCCGTCACCCTCCGGGTCGAGCTGCCCGAGGGCGTGGACGAGGAGACCGGCCGCCAACTGGTCGAGCAGGCCCACCAGGTCTGCCCGTACTCCAACGCCACCCGCGGCAACATCCCGGTCGACCTCGTCATCGAGTAA
- a CDS encoding bifunctional glycosyltransferase/CDP-glycerol:glycerophosphate glycerophosphotransferase, whose product MPRFSVIIPCFKVQGFLRECLDSVLDQSYRDIEVIAVNDCSPDGCAAILDEYAARDERVRVLHLEENVGLGRARNAGLPHATGDYLFFLDSDDTLTPGALRAMADRLAETDDPDVLVFDYARTYWWGGTRRNVLAGVLAEAGAGSGDGTFTAAEHPEILDLLMVVWNKVHRRDFVEREGFTFPPGYYEDTPWTFPVMFSAGRIATLDRICLNYRQRRQGNILSTTSRKHFDVHAQYERVFAFLDARPELARWRPFLHAKMGEHCLDILSKPDRLPPSDKAEFFRRTAEMFRAYRPPGAEIPAGLRVLEGGALGYPAYRLRRQSGRAGRELQRRARQARGVVAGRVGRVRTAVNRRRPLDDGLVVYSAFSHRGVLGDPAAVYRRAREIAPHLRGVWVVRDEECAADPAVLPPDTEYVLLGSAAYRRVTERAAFLVNNVNWPGSVAKRPGSVHIHTHQGTPLKYMGADLLGRPGARHGVDVPQMLRRADRWDYSLVAGRYAERVWERAYPCHFTSVRSGSPRNDVLVNAGPEDGRRVRERLGVPDGHTVVLYAPTRREYRRGGHVERIDPARLAADLGDGHTLVVRLHPSLATGPARGMGLTELHRRGVLIDATDEPHVEDLMLASDLLITDYSALMFDYAVLDRPIVIHADDWGAYTASRGAYFDITAEAPGHVSRSYRELAWLLASGAWRDEEAARLRSAFRGRFCEYDDGLAAERVVRTLLLGEPMPEPEPLGVPGARAVPAGRDLLTSP is encoded by the coding sequence GTGCCCCGCTTCAGCGTCATCATCCCCTGCTTCAAGGTGCAGGGCTTCCTGCGCGAGTGCCTCGACTCGGTCCTGGACCAGTCCTACCGGGACATCGAGGTCATCGCCGTGAACGACTGCTCGCCGGACGGCTGCGCCGCGATCCTCGACGAGTACGCCGCCCGCGACGAGCGGGTGCGCGTGCTGCACCTGGAAGAGAACGTGGGCCTCGGCCGGGCCCGCAACGCCGGGCTGCCGCACGCCACCGGCGACTACCTGTTCTTCCTGGACAGCGACGACACCCTCACCCCGGGCGCCCTGCGCGCGATGGCCGACCGGCTCGCGGAGACGGACGACCCCGACGTCCTCGTCTTCGACTACGCGCGCACCTACTGGTGGGGCGGCACCCGGCGCAACGTCCTGGCCGGGGTGCTGGCGGAGGCCGGCGCGGGCTCCGGCGACGGGACCTTCACGGCCGCCGAGCACCCCGAGATCCTCGACCTGCTGATGGTGGTCTGGAACAAGGTCCACCGGCGCGACTTCGTCGAGCGCGAGGGCTTCACCTTCCCGCCGGGCTACTACGAGGACACGCCCTGGACCTTCCCGGTCATGTTCAGCGCCGGGCGGATCGCCACGCTGGACCGCATCTGCCTGAACTACCGGCAGCGCCGCCAGGGCAACATCCTGTCCACCACCAGCCGCAAGCACTTCGACGTCCACGCGCAGTACGAGCGGGTCTTCGCCTTCCTCGACGCCCGCCCGGAGCTGGCCCGCTGGCGGCCGTTCCTGCACGCCAAGATGGGCGAGCACTGCCTGGACATCCTGTCCAAGCCGGACCGGCTGCCGCCGTCCGACAAGGCCGAGTTCTTCCGCCGCACCGCCGAGATGTTCCGCGCGTACCGGCCACCGGGCGCCGAGATCCCGGCCGGGCTGCGGGTGCTGGAGGGCGGGGCCCTCGGGTACCCGGCCTACCGGCTGCGGCGGCAGTCCGGGCGGGCCGGCCGGGAGCTTCAGCGGCGGGCGCGGCAGGCGCGCGGCGTGGTCGCCGGACGTGTGGGGCGGGTCAGGACGGCGGTGAACAGGCGCCGCCCGCTGGACGACGGCCTCGTCGTGTACTCGGCGTTCTCCCACCGCGGCGTGCTGGGCGACCCGGCGGCGGTCTACCGCCGGGCCCGCGAGATCGCCCCGCACCTGCGCGGGGTGTGGGTGGTGCGCGACGAGGAGTGCGCGGCGGACCCGGCCGTGCTGCCGCCGGACACGGAGTACGTGCTCCTCGGCAGCGCGGCCTATCGCCGGGTGACCGAGCGGGCCGCGTTCCTCGTCAACAACGTCAACTGGCCCGGTTCGGTGGCCAAGCGCCCCGGCAGCGTCCACATCCACACCCACCAGGGCACCCCGCTCAAGTACATGGGCGCCGACCTGCTGGGCCGGCCGGGCGCCCGGCACGGGGTGGACGTGCCGCAGATGCTGCGCCGGGCCGACCGCTGGGACTACAGCCTGGTCGCGGGCCGGTACGCGGAGCGGGTGTGGGAGCGGGCGTACCCGTGCCACTTCACGTCCGTGCGCAGCGGCAGCCCGCGCAACGACGTACTGGTGAACGCCGGTCCCGAGGACGGCCGGCGGGTCCGCGAGCGGCTCGGGGTCCCCGACGGGCACACCGTCGTGCTGTACGCGCCGACCCGCCGCGAGTACCGGCGGGGCGGGCACGTGGAGCGGATCGACCCGGCCCGGCTCGCCGCCGACCTCGGCGACGGCCACACCCTGGTGGTCCGGCTGCACCCGTCCCTCGCCACCGGCCCGGCGCGCGGCATGGGCCTGACCGAGCTGCACCGGCGGGGCGTCCTGATCGACGCGACGGACGAGCCGCACGTGGAGGACCTGATGCTCGCCTCCGACCTGCTGATCACCGACTACTCCGCCCTGATGTTCGACTACGCCGTCCTGGACCGGCCGATCGTGATCCACGCCGACGACTGGGGCGCCTACACGGCGAGCCGCGGCGCCTACTTCGACATCACCGCCGAGGCACCGGGCCATGTGTCGCGCTCCTACCGGGAGCTGGCGTGGCTGCTGGCGTCGGGGGCGTGGCGGGACGAGGAGGCGGCACGGCTGCGGTCCGCGTTCCGGGGGCGGTTTTGCGAGTACGACGACGGGCTGGCCGCGGAGCGCGTCGTCCGGACGCTGCTGCTGGGCGAGCCGATGCCCGAGCCGGAGCCCCTGGGCGTGCCCGGCGCCCGGGCCGTCCCGGCCGGCCGCGATCTGCTGACCTCGCCGTGA
- a CDS encoding bifunctional glycosyltransferase/CDP-glycerol:glycerophosphate glycerophosphotransferase, which produces MPRFSIIVPSHGVAGRLSQSLDSVLTQSFGDFELIPVHDAPDRVAADVVEERAERDCRVAPVHAPPSAGLPGARNAGMRAATGAYLLFLDGDDVLTPGALAALDARLADTGGVDVLYFEHERVPWWEGEPANPAAPLLARAPDGAFAPDRAPHLTGVALPAWSAVYRRTFLTERRLDFPDGHFTDVGFGALVAARAERVTVLRSVVVRHAVRRQGNRLNLPGEHHAELLDQAELALAHAAERGLPAERCGPLFEQLFAAVLKTATHPRRLTRRQRRTFFRRASRLYRRHRPAGFRPPGGRLGVQHRLLASGSYAGFRALRAASRAATGVLRRLPRPQGLRTRLLYRRHLRRPLDPNLVVYCAYWGRGYACNPAAIHAKARELAPHLRSVFLVEPDRAHTVPKDVDHAVIGSRRYWEVLARATYLVNNANFAEGVVKRPGSVHLQTQHGTPLKTMGVDQSTYPVVAAASGSFTKLLGRVDRWDHNLSANRHSTQMWERAFPGSYEHLEYGYPRNDVYCTATADDVARVRRELGVPEGKTAVLYAPTHRDYESGFGAGGLDLEAFCEAAGEDVVVLLRAHYFYDRGGRRGSGRVVDVTSHRSSEDVCLAADALVTDYSSIMFDYANLDRPIVVYADDWDVYRETRGVYFDLMAAPPGPVARTPEELARIFRDGSYAGRESAALRAAFRERFCEFDDGRAAERVVRRVLLGEPPEALPPVIPLAERVPAPAATLVRS; this is translated from the coding sequence ATGCCCCGCTTCAGCATCATCGTCCCGTCCCATGGGGTCGCGGGGCGGCTGTCCCAGTCGCTGGACTCGGTCCTCACCCAGTCCTTCGGCGACTTCGAGCTGATCCCGGTCCACGACGCCCCGGACCGCGTCGCGGCGGACGTCGTCGAGGAGCGCGCCGAACGGGACTGCCGGGTGGCCCCCGTGCACGCGCCGCCCTCGGCCGGGCTGCCCGGGGCGCGCAACGCCGGTATGCGGGCGGCGACCGGCGCCTACCTGCTGTTCCTCGACGGCGACGACGTCCTCACGCCGGGCGCGCTGGCGGCGCTGGACGCGCGGCTGGCGGACACCGGCGGCGTCGACGTGCTGTACTTCGAGCACGAGCGGGTGCCCTGGTGGGAGGGCGAGCCGGCCAACCCGGCCGCCCCGCTGCTGGCCAGGGCCCCGGACGGCGCCTTCGCCCCCGACCGCGCCCCGCACCTCACCGGCGTGGCGCTCCCCGCCTGGAGCGCGGTCTACCGCCGTACCTTCCTCACCGAGCGGCGGCTGGACTTCCCCGACGGGCACTTCACCGACGTCGGCTTCGGCGCCCTGGTCGCGGCGCGCGCCGAGCGCGTGACGGTGCTGCGCTCCGTCGTCGTACGGCATGCGGTGCGGCGGCAGGGCAACCGGCTGAACCTGCCCGGCGAGCACCACGCGGAGCTTTTGGACCAGGCCGAGCTGGCGCTCGCGCACGCCGCCGAGCGGGGGCTGCCGGCCGAGCGGTGCGGGCCGCTCTTCGAGCAGCTCTTCGCCGCGGTCCTGAAGACGGCCACCCATCCGCGGCGCCTGACCCGCCGGCAGCGGCGCACCTTCTTCCGCCGGGCGAGCCGCCTCTACCGCCGCCACCGCCCCGCCGGCTTCCGGCCCCCGGGCGGCCGGCTCGGCGTGCAGCACCGGCTGCTGGCGTCCGGGTCGTACGCGGGCTTCCGGGCCCTGCGCGCCGCCAGCCGGGCGGCGACCGGCGTACTGCGGCGCCTGCCACGCCCGCAGGGACTGCGCACCCGTCTGCTGTACCGCCGCCACCTGCGCCGCCCGCTGGATCCGAACCTCGTCGTGTACTGCGCGTACTGGGGCCGCGGCTACGCCTGCAACCCGGCCGCGATCCACGCCAAGGCCCGCGAACTCGCCCCGCACCTGCGCTCGGTGTTCCTGGTCGAGCCGGACCGGGCGCACACCGTGCCGAAGGACGTCGACCACGCCGTCATCGGCAGCCGGCGCTACTGGGAGGTGCTGGCCCGCGCCACCTACCTGGTCAACAACGCCAACTTCGCCGAGGGCGTCGTCAAGCGCCCCGGCAGCGTGCACCTCCAGACCCAGCACGGCACGCCGCTGAAGACCATGGGCGTCGACCAGTCGACGTACCCGGTGGTGGCCGCGGCGAGCGGCAGCTTCACCAAGCTGCTGGGCCGCGTGGACCGCTGGGACCACAACCTCTCCGCCAACCGGCACTCCACCCAGATGTGGGAGCGCGCCTTTCCCGGCTCCTACGAGCACCTGGAGTACGGCTATCCGCGCAACGACGTCTACTGCACGGCGACCGCCGACGACGTCGCCCGCGTCCGGCGCGAACTCGGCGTCCCGGAAGGGAAGACGGCCGTCCTGTACGCGCCCACGCACCGGGACTACGAGAGCGGGTTCGGCGCGGGCGGCCTGGACCTGGAGGCCTTCTGCGAGGCGGCCGGCGAGGACGTGGTGGTGCTGCTGCGCGCCCACTACTTCTACGACCGGGGCGGCAGGCGGGGCAGCGGCCGGGTCGTCGACGTGACCTCGCACCGCTCCTCCGAGGACGTGTGCCTGGCCGCCGACGCGCTGGTCACCGACTACTCGTCGATCATGTTCGACTACGCCAACCTGGACCGGCCGATCGTCGTGTACGCCGACGACTGGGACGTCTACCGGGAGACCCGCGGGGTCTACTTCGACCTGATGGCGGCCCCGCCGGGACCGGTGGCGCGGACGCCGGAGGAGCTGGCCCGGATCTTCCGTGACGGCTCGTACGCGGGCCGGGAGTCGGCGGCGCTGCGGGCGGCCTTCCGGGAGCGGTTCTGCGAGTTCGACGACGGCCGGGCCGCCGAGCGCGTCGTGCGCCGGGTGCTGCTCGGCGAGCCGCCCGAGGCGCTGCCGCCCGTGATCCCACTCGCCGAGCGCGTCCCGGCCCCCGCCGCCACCCTCGTAAGGAGCTGA
- a CDS encoding bifunctional glycosyltransferase/CDP-glycerol:glycerophosphate glycerophosphotransferase, which produces MPRFSVIVPAYQVQAYLPACLESVLSQSYPDLELIAVDDCSPDACGAIADEFAARDPRVRAVHLPANQGLGPARNAGMERAGGDYLVFLDGDDTLVPDALRAIADRIKETGEPDVLVYDYARTYWTGEAVRNQAARHLAEQGPAPFRLTDRPGLLHLLMVAWNKTVRREFAEREGLAFPPGYYEDTPWTYPLLLTAESIATLDRVCVHYRQRRRGSILGTPSERHLDVFEQYDRVFAFLESHPERARWRPVLYRRMADHLTTVFTRPDRVPRSLRAEFLRRARVHCRRYRVPGAPAPLPVRLRHALLRLGLRHTYEALRLASALRRRTVKGTAKLLRTARTVALRLHYRVQRRLPLRADRAVFAAGGDRGHGCNPGALEEAFRDFAPHVRTAWAADPAHHHTVPTGTRRLTPGTAAYWTALARSRYLVHNAAFDAGLVKRKGQVLVQTQAGTPLKHMGLDLQERPAAAAGTDFARLLRDVDSWDYVVSANRHSTLTWERVHPGGYTTLEYGQPRTDVLQRATPADVTRLRETLGIPEGTVAILYAPTHRDYRRTQRPALDLERVLTRLGPRFMVLARAHPRHGGPLAESGGRILDVGDHPSVEALCLASDALVTDYSALMFDYAGLDRPIVIHAAEPEAYEAARGTYFDLSAFPPGAIARDEDELIGVFAGGHWRDLRSTRLRAAFRERFCPYDDGRAAERVVRRVVLGETDLPPVVPPAERHPVPSAASALARAPLATVPQPAGPRTVTDSL; this is translated from the coding sequence GTGCCCAGGTTCAGTGTCATCGTCCCCGCGTACCAGGTCCAGGCGTATCTGCCCGCGTGCCTGGAGTCGGTGCTGTCCCAGTCGTACCCGGACCTCGAACTGATCGCGGTCGACGACTGCTCGCCGGACGCCTGCGGTGCCATCGCCGACGAGTTCGCCGCCCGCGACCCGCGCGTACGCGCCGTGCACCTGCCCGCGAACCAGGGCCTCGGCCCCGCCCGCAACGCCGGGATGGAGCGGGCGGGCGGCGACTACCTGGTCTTCCTCGACGGCGACGACACCCTCGTCCCGGACGCGCTGCGGGCCATCGCCGACCGGATCAAGGAGACCGGGGAGCCGGACGTCCTGGTCTACGACTACGCGCGCACGTACTGGACGGGCGAGGCGGTCCGCAACCAGGCCGCCCGGCACCTCGCCGAGCAGGGCCCGGCACCGTTCCGGCTCACCGACCGGCCGGGACTGCTGCACCTGCTGATGGTGGCCTGGAACAAGACGGTGCGGCGCGAGTTCGCCGAGCGCGAGGGCCTCGCCTTCCCGCCCGGGTACTACGAGGACACCCCGTGGACGTACCCGCTCCTGCTGACCGCGGAGTCCATCGCCACCCTGGACCGGGTCTGCGTCCACTACCGGCAGCGCCGGCGGGGCAGCATCCTGGGCACACCGAGCGAGCGCCACCTCGACGTCTTCGAGCAGTACGACCGGGTCTTCGCGTTCCTGGAGTCGCACCCGGAGCGCGCCCGGTGGCGGCCGGTGCTCTACCGCCGCATGGCCGACCACCTGACGACGGTGTTCACCCGCCCCGACCGCGTCCCGCGCTCCCTGCGCGCCGAGTTCCTGCGCCGCGCCCGCGTCCACTGCCGCCGCTACCGGGTCCCCGGCGCCCCCGCCCCGCTGCCGGTGCGCCTGCGGCACGCCCTGCTCCGCCTCGGCCTGCGCCACACCTACGAGGCCCTGCGGCTGGCGTCGGCCCTGCGCCGCCGGACGGTGAAGGGCACCGCCAAGCTGCTGCGCACCGCGCGCACCGTCGCCCTCCGCCTGCACTACCGCGTCCAGCGCCGCCTGCCCCTGCGCGCCGACCGCGCCGTCTTCGCCGCCGGAGGGGACCGGGGGCACGGCTGCAATCCGGGCGCGCTGGAGGAGGCGTTCCGCGACTTCGCCCCGCACGTGCGCACGGCGTGGGCCGCCGACCCCGCGCACCACCACACCGTGCCGACCGGCACCCGTCGCCTGACGCCCGGCACGGCCGCCTACTGGACGGCGCTGGCCCGCTCCCGCTACCTGGTGCACAACGCCGCCTTCGACGCCGGCCTGGTCAAGCGGAAGGGGCAGGTCCTGGTGCAGACGCAGGCCGGAACCCCCCTCAAGCACATGGGCCTGGACCTCCAGGAACGCCCGGCCGCCGCGGCGGGCACCGACTTCGCCCGGCTGCTGCGCGACGTCGACTCCTGGGACTACGTCGTCTCCGCCAACCGCCACTCCACCCTGACCTGGGAACGGGTCCACCCCGGCGGCTACACCACCCTGGAGTACGGCCAGCCCCGCACCGACGTCCTCCAGCGCGCGACGCCCGCGGACGTGACCCGGCTGCGCGAGACGCTCGGCATCCCCGAGGGCACGGTCGCGATCCTCTACGCGCCCACCCACCGCGACTACCGCCGCACCCAGCGCCCCGCCCTGGACCTGGAGCGCGTCCTGACCCGGCTCGGCCCCCGCTTCATGGTGCTGGCCCGCGCCCACCCCCGCCACGGCGGACCGCTCGCCGAGTCCGGGGGCCGGATCCTCGACGTCGGCGACCACCCGTCCGTGGAGGCGCTGTGCCTGGCCTCGGACGCCCTCGTCACCGACTACTCGGCACTGATGTTCGACTACGCGGGCCTGGACCGGCCGATCGTGATCCACGCCGCCGAGCCGGAGGCGTACGAGGCGGCCCGCGGCACCTACTTCGACCTGAGCGCCTTCCCGCCCGGCGCGATCGCCCGGGACGAGGACGAGCTGATCGGCGTCTTCGCCGGCGGCCACTGGCGCGACCTCCGGTCCACCCGGCTCAGGGCCGCCTTCCGGGAGCGCTTCTGCCCGTACGACGACGGCCGCGCCGCCGAACGCGTCGTACGCCGCGTGGTGCTGGGCGAGACGGACCTCCCGCCGGTGGTGCCGCCCGCCGAACGGCACCCCGTGCCCTCCGCCGCCTCCGCCCTCGCCCGCGCCCCCTTGGCCACGGTGCCGCAACCCGCCGGCCCTCGCACCGTCACCGACAGCCTCTGA
- a CDS encoding carbohydrate ABC transporter permease, whose protein sequence is MTTDADSLTKTAPTPPGAAPKARRSLGSRLAEGVSGGLVRVFLIVVGLFWLVPTIGLLLSSLRTPRDMAASGWWEVLTKPSQLTFQSYEELLENGDITSSLFNTVLITVPATVLVVIIGSLAGYAFAWMDFPGRDWWFLAVVGLLVVPVQVALIPIAELFGKVGLFGSVVGVILFHVGFGLPFAVFLLRNFFAEIPRELLEAARLDGAGELRLFVRVVMPLGGPAIASLGIFQFLWVWNDMLVALIFSDSGSQPITVALQTQVRQFGNNIDVLAPGAFISMVIPLAVFFAFQRQFVSGVMAGAVK, encoded by the coding sequence ATGACCACGGACGCGGACTCCCTCACGAAGACGGCGCCGACGCCACCCGGGGCGGCGCCCAAGGCCAGGCGGTCGCTGGGGTCGCGCCTCGCCGAGGGCGTCAGCGGCGGGCTGGTCCGGGTGTTCCTGATCGTCGTGGGCCTGTTCTGGCTGGTCCCCACGATCGGGCTGCTGCTGTCCTCGCTGCGCACCCCCCGGGACATGGCGGCGAGCGGCTGGTGGGAGGTCCTCACCAAGCCGTCCCAGCTCACCTTCCAGAGCTACGAGGAGCTGCTCGAGAACGGCGACATCACCTCCTCCCTCTTCAACACCGTGCTGATCACGGTGCCGGCGACGGTCCTGGTCGTGATCATCGGGTCGCTGGCGGGCTACGCCTTCGCGTGGATGGACTTCCCGGGCCGCGACTGGTGGTTCCTGGCCGTGGTCGGACTGCTGGTCGTCCCCGTTCAGGTGGCGCTCATCCCGATCGCCGAACTCTTCGGCAAGGTCGGCCTGTTCGGGTCGGTCGTCGGCGTGATCCTGTTCCACGTCGGCTTCGGCCTGCCCTTCGCGGTCTTCCTGCTGCGGAACTTCTTCGCGGAGATCCCCAGGGAGCTGCTGGAGGCCGCCCGGCTCGACGGCGCGGGGGAACTGCGGCTGTTCGTCCGGGTCGTGATGCCGCTCGGCGGGCCCGCCATCGCGAGCCTCGGCATCTTCCAGTTCCTGTGGGTGTGGAACGACATGCTCGTCGCCCTGATCTTCTCGGACTCCGGGAGCCAGCCGATCACGGTCGCCCTGCAGACGCAGGTACGGCAGTTCGGCAACAACATCGACGTACTGGCGCCGGGAGCGTTCATCTCCATGGTGATCCCGCTGGCCGTGTTCTTCGCGTTCCAGCGGCAGTTCGTGTCCGGCGTGATGGCGGGCGCCGTCAAGTAG